A single genomic interval of Carassius carassius chromosome 24, fCarCar2.1, whole genome shotgun sequence harbors:
- the LOC132103010 gene encoding vascular endothelial growth factor receptor 3-like → MRGYILITIVAVSFLQRSTAFLEVNGPSEPILEGQDVTLECVDTESELNFSTVHFERYSKYMKRWYQLESDQVYFYRRCYLYDVDVRREEGRLLLFIARIQSWSEGPYRCVSENSSAADNSSQAFTIPIHYMREVSVHRAGLGYLTRYLNSVQDLKVRLGDNVELECSTTASEAPEYFWAKEGEDWLLPSNKLKLENVREQDGGRFTCSAQSPTVHSLMKKRTISITVLPEDAAWYETTTGFIILMVSVAVFILLVISMTAYLCRQAKQSKGPIDDRSQKKPIYRASVESLPSTVSDKQPLV, encoded by the exons ATGAGAGGCTATATTCTCATCACAATCGTGGCGGTCAGCTTTCTCCAAAGATCCACAG CTTTTTTGGAGGTAAACGGTCCATCCGAGCCGATTCTGGAAGGACAGGATGTGACACTGGAGTGTGTGGATACAGAATCCGAGTTGAACTTCAGCACAGTGCACTTTGAGAGGTACTCCAAG TACATGAAGAGGTGGTATCAGCTAGAGTCAGATCAGGTTTATTTCTACCGCCGGTGTTATCTGTATGACGTGGATGTGAGAAGGGAGGAAGGCAGACTGCTCCTCTTCATCGCCCGCATCCAGTCCTGGTCTGAGGGTCCATACCGCTGCGTCTCTGAGAACAGTTCTGCAGCAGACAACTCCTCCCAAGCCTTCACCATCCCCATACACT ATATGCGGGAGGTTTCTGTGCACAGGGCTGGTTTGGGATACTTAACACGTTATTTAAACTCGGTGCAGGACCTCAAAGTACGATTAGGAGATAATGTGGAGCTGGAATGTTCTACTACAGCTTCTGAGGCACCTGAGTACTTCTGGGCTAAAGAG GGAGAGGACTGGCTTTTGCCTTCCAATAAGCTGAAGTTGGAGAATGTGAGGGAGCAGGATGGAGGGAGATTCACCTGTTCGGCTCAGTCTCCTACTGTGCATTCCCTCATGAAGAAGCGTACAATCAGCATCACTGTTCTACCAG AGGATGCAGCATGGTATGAGACAACCACCGGTTTCATTATTCTCATGGTTTCTGTAGCAGTATTTATCCTTCTGGTGATATCCATGACCGCTTACCTCTGCCGCCAAGCCAAACAGAGCAAGGGACCCAT TGATGACCGTTCCCAGAAGAAACCCATCTACAGGGCCAGCGTGGAGTCCCTGCCCTCCACTGTTTCAGACAAGCAGCCGCTGGTGTGA